The following proteins are co-located in the Cryptosporidium parvum Iowa II chromosome 6, whole genome shotgun sequence genome:
- a CDS encoding BTF domain, basal transcription factor, protein MEVVARKKFWRSLEFIRTDKYLYKMKPDIKVDDTIEQARQKLRDRFGVGTTQVGGKGTARRKKRAQKPTGVDVKKLQAVTSRFRCQTFPAIGEVTMMKKDGTCLHFSNPKLQASVATNTYILTGNPQEKLIKDLPQQINPMDLSAFLNDPKFQKLLEESQANKLKMASGEDDDIPDLVENFEDVEE, encoded by the coding sequence ATGGAAGTTGTCGCGCGTAAGAAATTTTGGCGATCGTTGGAGTTTATTAGGACAgacaaatatttatataaaatgaAACCCGATATAAAGGTTGATGACACAATAGAGCAGGCTCGTCAAAAACTTAGAGATAGGTTTGGTGTGGGAACTACTCAAGTTGGTGGTAAAGGCACTGcaagaagaaagaagagAGCACAAAAGCCAACTGGTGTAGACGTAAAAAAACTCCAGGCTGTAACTTCTCGTTTTAGATGCCAAACTTTCCCTGCTATTGGTGAAGTAACAATGATGAAGAAGGATGGTACTTGTCTTCACTTTTCGAACCCCAAATTGCAGGCATCTGTTGCTACAAATACATACATCCTTACAGGTAACCCACAGGAGAAACTCATCAAAGACTTACCTCAGCAAATAAATCCAATGGATTTGAGCGCGTTTTTGAACGATCCCAAATTCCAGAAGCTTTTAGAGGAGTCACAGGCAAACAAACTGAAGATGGCATCCGGTGAGGATGACGACATCCCAGACTTGGTTGAAAATTTCGAAGATGTTGAAGAGTAA
- a CDS encoding Sec1-family protein (vacuolar protein sorting protein 33a; Sec1/syntaxin binding protein 2-like; neuronal Sec1 fold): MDLIRLNCRKTLLSFLELVSEKDNENRLAPQIFIETSISSFLSLITDIVDYNNFGFKRIQPLIISEDVEERLESIICDFEFDSNVRSNFIYKLKCVFLCHPSLSSTCTIVKHIELISALLKKNITKQKIDVCFYIGFVPFYSKVILRLLHQQLASLKVTPECYSVNLFWAPIDETSLSMEFRNIFFDFHVYKEESSLQLVAYSLYWLLKFTNSTNVPIYSIGSAGVSVLEHLIRCFKENNSLSNILKPFDWNTLFETNDDRNYKYPEFKRSDKDLLTNTLEFTQYYLQNSNIKNFPEDDLTNEFPMGFDQVIIIDRRCDLVTPFSTPFSYHALLDFLFGVQKTYVDIPTKKVASDVYEESPHWKLPLFGDPLFAILKDLKLKDVGIYLHQKANELQSLYQEKEKLKDISAIGDFIRKLKGKQREQGTLAKHVNIATYLNEYFTKDCQTLRRLELEDSIMSDSHQSVTGVVKELSTKFSEAISFRGAEDSPLEDLLDQEDIQIEEIYRLLCLSCIIENGFKNKKVYEQIKKHILSVFGFEELYRMNILERVGLFKFDPNKKSYWQLIKRLLNLFVDESESENDISCVYSGYAPISTRLIEILCREMNNSKSGGYDSLKEALNYVWGPSVELTPSMQSMIKHNSCLVVFVGGVTLGEIATLRKLQEIINKEIIVATTEVINHKSFFESCKKPESMSHLRNENSK, translated from the coding sequence atGGACTTAATTCGACTTAACTGCCGTAAAACATTACTAAGTTTTCTTGAACTTGTATCAGAAAAAGATAATGAGAATCGATTAGCACCTCAGATTTTCATTGAAAcatcaatttcttcttttctgaGCTTAATTACTGATATTGTAGactataataattttggtttcaaaagaattcaacctttaataatttcagaGGATGTTGAGGAAAGATTGGAATCAATTATTTGTGATTTTGAATTCGATTCAAATGTGAGATCAAATTtcatatataaattaaaatgtgTATTTCTATGTCATCCATCACTAAGTTCTACCTGTACCATCGTTAAACACATAGAGTTAATTTCAgcattattaaaaaaaaatataaccAAGCAAAAAATTGATGTTTGTTTTTATATTGGTTTTGTTCCTTTTTATTCTAAGGTAATATTACGGCTTCTTCATCAACAGCTAGCTTCACTAAAAGTTACTCCAGAATGCTATTcagttaatttattttgggCTCCTATAGATGAAACCTCTCTTTCAATGGAATTTAGGAATATTTTCTTCGATTTCCACGTATATAAAGAAGAGTCTTCTTTACAATTGGTTGCTTATTCGTTATATTGGTTGTTAAAGTTTACAAACTCGACGAATGTACCGATTTATTCAATAGGATCTGCAGGAGTATCAGTCTTAGAGCACCTGATACGATgctttaaagaaaataactCCCTATCCAATATTCTCAAACCTTTTGATTGGAACACACTTTTTGAAACAAATGATGATCGGAATTACAAATATCCGGAGTTCAAACGCTCTGACAAAGACTTATTAACAAATACTCTGGAATTTACTCAGTATTATCTTCAAAactctaatattaaaaattttccGGAAGATGATTTGACGAATGAATTTCCGATGGGTTTTGATCaggtaataataattgacAGAAGATGCGATTTGGTAACTCCATTTTCAACTCCATTTTCCTACCACGCTCTGCTTGACTTTCTTTTTGGTGTTCAAAAAACTTATGTTGATATACCAACAAAGAAAGTAGCATCCGACGTTTATGAAGAATCTCCTCATTGGAAACTACCTCTCTTTGGAGACCCACTATTCGCAATATTGAAGGATCTAAAACTTAAAGATGTGGGAATTTATCTCCACCAAAAAGCGAACGAGCTCCAATCATTATAccaagaaaaagaaaaacttAAGGATATATCTGCGATTGGGGattttattagaaaattaaaAGGTAAACAGCGTGAGCAAGGAACACTTGCTAAGCATGTCAATATTGCTAcatatttaaatgaatACTTCACAAAAGATTGCCAGACTTTGAGAAGGCTAGAGCTGGAAGATTCAATAATGTCAGATTCTCACCAATCAGTAACAGGTGTTGTCAAGGAACTAAGCACGAAGTTTTCAGAAGCAATCTCATTTAGAGGGGCGGAGGACTCGCCTCTAGAGGATCTTCTAGATCAGGAAGATATCCAAATAGAGGAAATATATAGATTACTATGCCTTTCGTGcataattgaaaatgggttcaaaaataaaaaagtttATGAGCAAATCAAAAAACACATATTATCAGTTTTCGGTTTTGAAGAGTTATATagaatgaatattttggaaAGAGTTGGACTTTTCAAGTTTGatccaaataaaaaatcGTACTGGCAACTAATAAAGCGTCTGCTCAATCTTTTTGTTGATGAAAGTGAGTCAGAAAATGATATAAGTTGTGTTTATAGTGGATATGCCCCGATAAGTACAAGGCTTATAGAAATCCTATGTAGAGAGATGAATAACTCCAAATCAGGTGGTTATGATTCTCTAAAAGAAGCGCTCAACTATGTATGGGGTCCTAGTGTTGAGCTAACTCCATCGATGCAATCTATGATAAAGCACAATTCGTGTTTGGTTGTTTTTGTTGGAGGAGTAACGCTTGGTGAAATTGCAACTCTTAGAAAGCTCCaagaaatcattaataagGAGATCATTGTTGCAACTACAGAAGTTATTAACCacaaatcattttttgaatcatGCAAAAAACCAGAAAGTATGAGCCACCttagaaatgaaaatagtaaataa
- a CDS encoding mitochondrial FAD carrier protein: protein MNFPKIKLNEQWQLLRLYGVLNSPQLVLIYPVYTIQLKSMCLPYFESYLENSNSIESAHSTTSSSRISRGIIYNLSGIKLIFDSLRCIYNEEGYWGLYRGFIPMTLHSYFTRILHDQLLKVYKRHSKVHDSFIKPVYVKSSAKYISEIITYPLLVISTQQAIFDVKRYNLGLQDDKDKIEESVIGIYSLIQLSVNSEEGITSLWKGVTAHIIFRITEDLIKNSLYSYLSINYQRAKDTEDKLLATKTKPHNKKHLKHGVSNFTTSLLSPLALISTVKRCQSSDHIGLCRGDVGIKEILGNVNWGIYFGQMAVNSIFIAIYLFDRENSLF from the coding sequence atgaattttccaaagataaaattaaaCGAACAATGGCAACTGCTAAGGCTATATGGCGTGCTAAATAGCCCTCAACTAGTCCTTATTTATCCAGTTTACACAATTCAGCTTAAGTCAATGTGCTTACCTTATTTCGAAAGCTATTTAGAAAATAGTAATAGCATTGAAAGTGCACATTCAACAACTTCAAGTTCAAGGATAAGCAGAggaataatttataatttaagCGGAATAAAACTTATTTTTGATTCTCTGAGGTGTATTTATAATGAAGAAGGATATTGGGGATTGTATAGAGGTTTCATACCTATGACTTTACACTCATATTTTACACGAATATTACATGATCAACTTTTAAAAGTATATAAAAGACATAGTAAAGTTCACGATTCATTTATAAAACCAGTATATGTAAAGAGCAGCGCAAAGTATATCTCTGAAATAATCACATACCCTTTGCTTGTAATTTCTACACAACAGGCAATTTTTGACGTTAAGCGCTATAATCTTGGGTTACAAGACGATAAGGACAAAATTGAAGAGTCAGTAATAGGGATATATTCACTAATTCAACTTTCAGTAAATTCAGAAGAAGGTATTACCTCTTTGTGGAAAGGTGTTACTGCacatattatttttagaataACCgaagatttaataaagaatagtTTATATTCTTATTTATCTATTAATTATCAACGTGCGAAAGACACGGAAGATAAATTGCTCGCTACTAAAACAAAGCCACATAATAAAAAGCATCTTAAACATGGGGTCAGCAATTTTACTACATCATTACTTTCACCACTAGCTCTTATTTCAACAGTAAAAAGATGCCAGTCGAGCGACCATATTGGGTTATGTAGGGGCGACGTTggaattaaagaaatactTGGAAATGTAAATTGGGGAATATATTTTGGTCAGATGGCTGTTAactcaatatttattgctatatatttatttgacaGAGAAAATAGTCTATTTTAG
- a CDS encoding mRNA capping enzyme; RNA guanylyltransferase Ceg1p: ILNIFLIANIDSKRNEILKKVRSFCGWRQDTFPGSQPVSLNRQKLESCIGKNLYVACEKTDGIRLLLYAASRRVFLIDRNQKINMVKMTLPSSFWDTVYEVKSSNKNIENLETQKIFSGRNSELLNLDPTRDEHAQYFQQNTLLDGELVKDTIEVDGQKRYILRYLIYDCICIERDDTVKSLPLLERLKLAYLKVVIPKCKYDQNRSTISIDPTPFELYLKDFFEVDEVPAILNFSRRLPHPSDGIIFTPVHLPYVPGTCPQLLKWKPPHLNTADFAAIFYAESESYDSRVFLELLVGIRGVRASVNCFCVPKGSVYNQLVDQFKLYRTSGQILECYYDENAIYSKPTKSEDGNILWNKPFTTVQGGWIVERIRSDKNSPNDINTVNRVFESIRDGINSEVLINTIKLYQKSGKKSVVEYCNVPEFVTNCRKGQIEDKRSEI, translated from the coding sequence atattgaatatctttttaattGCTAATATAGATTCTAAACGAAAcgaaattttaaaaaaagttagATCTTTTTGTGGTTGGCGTCAGGATACATTCCCTGGCTCACAGCCTGTGTCCTTAAACAGACAGAAGCTCGAGTCTTGTATTGGGAAAAATCTTTATGTGGCCTGCGAAAAGACTGATGGAATTCGGCTTCTTCTCTATGCAGCTAGTAGACGCGTTTTTCTAATAGACAGAAACCAAAAGATTAATATGGTAAAGATGACCCTTCCAAGTTCATTTTGGGATACTGTTTATGAAGTAAAGAgctcaaataaaaatatcgAGAATTTAGAAACTCAAAAAATCTTTTCAGGAAGaaattctgaattattaaacCTAGATCCAACAAGAGATGAGCATGCTCAATACTTTCAACAGAATACTCTATTGGATGGAGAACTTGTAAAAGATACTATTGAGGTTGATGGGCAAAAGAGATATATTCTCAGATACTTAATTTATGATTGCATTTGCATTGAAAGAGACGATACTGTTAAATCCCTACCTTTGTTAGAACGGCTCAAGCTTGCATATCTAAAGGTTGTCATTCCAAAATGCAAATATGACCAAAATAGGTCTACAATATCAATAGATCCAACTCCATTTGAGTTATATCTTAAGGACTTCTTTGAAGTCGACGAGGTTCCAGCAATATTGAACTTTTCAAGGCGTTTGCCACATCCCAGTGATGGAATCATCTTCACCCCAGTCCACCTACCATATGTTCCTGGAACGTGCCCTCAGCTACTTAAATGGAAACCCCCTCACTTGAATACAGCAGATTTTGCAGCAATATTTTATGCAGAATCAGAATCATATGACTCTCGTGTATTTCTCGAGCTTTTGGTTGGGATCCGTGGTGTTAGAGCAAGTGTGAATTGCTTCTGTGTACCAAAAGGAAGTGTATACAATCAATTAGTAGatcaattcaaattatataGAACCTCTGGTCAAATATTGGAGTGCTACTACGATGAGAATGCCATTTATTCTAAACCTACTAAGTCCGAAGATGGGAACATCTTATGGAATAAGCCATTTACCACAGTTCAAGGTGGGTGGATAGTTGAAAGAATTAGATCCGACAAGAACTCCCCgaatgatattaatacaGTAAACCGTGTATTTGAATCTATTAGAGATGGGATCAACAGTGaggtattaataaatactATAAAACTATACCAGAAAAGTGGGAAAAAGTCTGTTGTTGAGTACTGCAATGTCCCTGAGTTTGTTACAAATTGTAGAAAAGGTCAAATCGAAGACAAAAGAAGTGAAATATag
- a CDS encoding DNA topoisomerase III beta-1, with the protein MSPIKVLMVAEKPSISDTISRILSNGKLDTRRGKTPVHEFNGTFMGMNVQFRVTSVAGHVFEIDFPQSYSNWEKTDPVSLFDAPIIKNESSSKMVSHLEKESKGCSYLVLWLDCDREGENICFEVINVVSNNMSKGRDQRDWIFRAKFSSISPGDIFFAMKNLTFPNKNESDAVDVRQELDLKIGVAFSRLQTKYLKSKFGDFNKSSIISYGPCQTPTLFFTVQRRDSINSFIPEKYYTISATLSKDSQDINLIWSRSRVFELQVANCFLQLIQNKKPLSARVVDITSKNSRRIRPLPLNTVSMLKLSSTILGIGPFQTLNIAEKLYLSGFTTYPRTETSRYPKNFDIKSTIAMFKNNSVWGSYSSDLLQKGFNLPRKDGLDLGDHPPITPVRSATQNDLDGDSWRLYDLITRHFFATISNDIKMINRTIKFDLNGEIFIISGNQVIDHGFSVIQGRAACHESNIIPDFTLNEVVPIKNIEILSKETKPPPILSESDLLSLMEKHGIGTDASMPTHIQKIQEREYVKLASGRRLEPTKLGIALVHGIMNIDHELVLPKIRSEMEKYVDLIAKGKYNHKAVLKHSLSVFKLKFLYFAENISLFESLFRLGFTNITASCSRISRCGQCKRYLTYISNILPQRLYCSFCEIYLDIPQRGTIKIYKELKCPIDDFELLLFIDQKGKKSIFCPRCYNDPPFLDAKENMLCKFCPHQTCNFSLKSTFFMACPSQDCRDGIITMDSSSTSDWRFDCSRCSISFSIKKNICERLSLGERCEKCGSRKLKICKEKTSQEHFVGCPNCDEEILSLIEVISLPKLAYRSDVAKNSFRGGGKRGKRH; encoded by the exons ATGTCACCAATTAAAGTGTTAATGGTGGCCGAAAAGCCATCAATTTCGGATACTATTTCAAGGATACTTTCAAACGGAAAGTTAGATACACGACGTGGAAAAACTCCTGTACACGAGTTTAATGGAACTTTTATGGGAATGAATGTTCAATTTAGAGTAACTTCAGTTGCAGGCCATGTTTTTGAAATAGACTTTCCTCAAAGTTATTCTAACTGGGAAAAAACAGACCCAGTTTCTCTTTTTGATGcaccaataataaaaaatgaatctTCATCCAAAATGGTTTCGCatttagaaaaagaatcTAAAGGCTGTAGTTATTTAGTACTTTGGCTCGACTGCGATAGAGAAGGGGAAAATATATGTTTCGAAGTAATTAATGTTGTATCAAATAACATGAGCAAAGGAAGAGATCAGAGGGATTGGATTTTCAGAGCAAagttttcttcaatttctccTGGCgatattttttttgcaatGAAAAATCTGACATTcccaaataaaaatgaatcgGATGCCGTAGATGTAAGACAAGAGTTAGACCTAAAAATAGGAGTTGCTTTTTCAAGATTGCAAACAAAGTATTTAAAGAGCAAGTTTGgagattttaataaaagcTCAATAATTTCCTATGGCCCTTGCCAAACTCCGACCCTTTTTTTTACTGTCCAAAGAAGGGACTCTATAAATAGCTTTATAccagaaaaatattatacgATTTCTGCTACTTTATCTAAAGATTCTCAAGATATAAATCTTATTTGGAGTCGTTCAAGGGTATTTGAACTTCAGGTCGCAAATTGCtttcttcaattaattcaaaataagaAGCCATTATCAGCAAGGGTTGTTGATATCACAAGCAAGAACTCCAGAAGAATTAGACCACTACCTTTAAATACTGTTAGTATGCTCAAACTGTCATCAACAATACTTGGAATAGGGCCATTTCAAACACTAAACATTGCAGAAAAGCTTTATCTTTCTGGTTTTACTACATATCCTAGAACAGAAACGTCGAGATATCCAAAGAATTTCGATATTAAATCTACAATAGCG aTGTTTAAGAATAATTCAGTATGGGGAAGCTATTCTTCAGATTTGCTCCAGAAAGGCTTCAACTTACCAAGAAAGGATGGCTTGGATTTAGGAGACCACCCTCCTATTACACCCGTTAGGTCTGCAACTCAGAATGATTTGGATGGAGATTCTTGGAGACTTTACGATTTAATTACTCGTCATTTTTTTGCTACAATATCAAATGatataaaaatgattaacAGGACCATTAAATTTGATCTTAATGGTGAAATCTTTATAATTAGTGGGAATCAAGTAATAGACCACGGATTTTCGGTAATCCAGGGTAGAGCTGCGTGTCATGAGTCAAATATAATTCCAGATTTTACTCTAAATGAAGTAGTAccaataaagaatattgaGATTCTTTCTAAAGAGACAAAACCTCCACCAATTCTAAGCGAAAGCGatcttctttctttaatgGAAAAACATGGAATTGGCACCGATGCTTCAATGCCAACgcatattcaaaaaattcaagagCGCGAGTATGTCAAATTAGCTTCAGGAAGAAGGTTGGAACCCACAAAATTAGGTATTGCTCTTGTTCATggaataatgaatatagATCATGAGCTTGTTCTACCCAAGATTAGAAGCGAGATGGAGAAATATGTCGATCTCATTGCTAAGGGTAAATATAATCACAAAGCAGTACTTAAACATTCTCTATCAGTTTTCAAACTCaagtttctttattttgCGGAGAATATTAGTCTTTTCGAGTCGTTATTCCGGCTTGGCTTTACAAATATCACTGCTTCTTGTAGTAGGATTAGCAGATGCGGACAATGCAAAAGATATTTGAcatatatttctaatattctTCCTCAGAGACTGTACTGTTCTTTCTGTGAGATTTATTTAGATATCCCTCAAAGAGGCACAATTAAAATCTACAAAGAACTTAAATGCCCAATCGATGACTTTGAGTTATTGTTATTCATTGACCAAAAAGGGAAAAAAAGTATCTTTTGTCCAAGATGTTACAATGATCCCCCTTTCTTGGATGCTAAAGAAAATATGCTTTGCAAGTTTTGCCCTCACCAGACATGTAACTTCTCTTTAAAATCAACATTCTTTATGGCTTGCCCAAGTCAGGATTGTAGAGATGGGATTATCACAATGGATTCGAGCTCAACTTCTGATTGGAGGTTTGATTGCTCAAGGTGCTCAATATCCTTCTccataaaaaaaaatatttgtgaaAGGCTTTCTCTAGGCGAGCGTTGCGAAAAGTGTGGATCTAGAAAACTTAAGATTTGTAAAGAAAAAACATCACAAGAACATTTCGTTGGATGCCCAAATTGCGATGAGGAAATTTTGAGTTTAATCGAAGTAATTAGCTTACCTAAACTTGCTTATAGATCAGATGTAGCGAAAAATAGTTTTAGAGGCGGAGGAAAGAGAGGAAAAAGACATTAG
- a CDS encoding hypothetical protein (CG7988/YLR412w homolog; conserved GXG and D and a PHC; possible peptidase) produces the protein MKSSIDKNINTNVNIRSLKAKVLECKRKLLKSEFWGTIVEHLETEIFENWIKGRKCSSSRCILRGRCICYNNVFFVIGLGSLESTINSNLSSFFQLAAVIALNERINLEGIYFCDPEFTQADRELIFELFMEFKTHIEVFTSHDLSIPLNTVNHQLKNKLYGRDSQINILFFMPHCDRCVFGMIINYFNSGEGKTLYSDSARMIVWGNNLETFQIDSNENFNKRCEYCKVLSTSLSKMNFSTINFPVNDYKTIFCSSFSDLSIYHLPVS, from the coding sequence atgaAAAGCAGTATTgacaaaaatataaatacaaatgTCAATATACGAAGTCTTAAGGCAAAAGTTTTGGAATGTAAAAGAAAGCTATTGAAAAGCGAATTTTGGGGTACTATAGTTGAACATCTAGAGACTGAAATCTTTGAAAATTGGATAAAAGGAAGGAAATGTTCGAGCTCCAGATGCATTTTGAGAGGTAGGTGTATTTGTTACAATAATGTCTTTTTTGTTATTGGCCTAGGAAGTTTAGAGTCTACAATCAATTCTAATCTTTCCTCATTTTTCCAGCTTGCAGCAGTTATTGCTTTAAATGAACGAATAAATTTAGAAGGAATTTACTTTTGCGATCCTGAATTCACTCAAGCTGATAGAGAACtcatttttgaattatttatggAATTTAAAACTCATATTGAGGTTTTCACATCACATGATTTAAGTATACCTTTAAATACAGTTAACCaccaattaaaaaataaattgtatGGTAGGGACAgtcaaattaatatattattctttatGCCACATTGCGATCGCTGCGTTTTTGggatgataataaattactttaataGCGGTGAAGGGAAAACACTATATTCAGATTCAGCTCGAATGATTGTATGGggaaataatttagaaaCCTTTCAAATTGATTCTAACGAGAATTTTAACAAAAGGTGTGAATATTGCAAAGTTTTATCAACCTCTCTTTCAAAGATGAATTTTAGTACAATTAATTTTCCAGTGAATGATTACAAAACCATATTCTGTAGTTCTTTTAGCGATCTCTCAATTTATCATCTCCCCGTTAGCTAA
- a CDS encoding CutA1 divalent ion tolerance protein: INSNMTETKIESNIILIYISAPNQDEATSIAKTLVDEELCACVSIIPSVRSIYKFKGQVHDENEVMLLVKTTSQLFTTLKEKVTEIHSYELPEIIATKVVYGNENYINWVNQTVRS, translated from the coding sequence ataaattcaaacaTGACGGAAACCAAAATTGAATcgaatataatattaatttatatttcgGCACCAAACCAAGATGAAGCTACCTCAATTGCCAAAACTCTTGTAGATGAAGAACTTTGTGCATGCGTAAGCATTATTCCAAGTGTGAGAAGCATATACAAATTCAAAGGCCAAGTTCATGATGAAAACGAAGTCATGTTATTGGTAAAGACAACTTCTCAATTGTTTACTACTCtgaaagaaaaagttaCAGAGATTCACTCATATGAGTTACCAGAAATTATCGCTACTAAAGTCGTATATGGCAATGAAAATTACATTAATTGGGTAAACCAGACAGTTAGAAGCTAA